Proteins encoded by one window of Carassius auratus strain Wakin chromosome 8, ASM336829v1, whole genome shotgun sequence:
- the LOC113107646 gene encoding probable G-protein coupled receptor 173 — protein MANGNASSDGPGNPLAAVVSTTGGVMGGAPSSAVSTYVKLVLLGLIICISLVGNLVVSLLVLRDRALHKAPYYFLLDLCLADTIRSAVCFPFVLVSIKNGSAWTYSVLSCKVVAFMAVLFCFHAAFMLFCISVTRYMAIAHHRFYSKRMTFWTCIAVVCMVWTLSVAMAFPPVFDVGTYKFIREEDQCIFEHRYFKANDTLGFMLMLAVLILATHVVYMKLLLFEYKHRKMKPVQMVPAISQNWTFHGPGATGQAAANWIAGFGRGPMPPTLLGIRQNLHNQNRRLLGMEEFKAEKQLGRMFYVITLFFLVLWSPYIVACYWRVFVKACTIPHRYLSTTVWMSFAQAGVNPIICFFLNKDLKKGLLTHLPPCCRTPPQLPREPYCVM, from the coding sequence ATGGCAAACGGAAACGCAAGCAGCGATGGGCCTGGGAACCCCTTGGCGGCCGTGGTGTCCACGACAGGTGGCGTGATGGGTGGAGCACCTTCCTCGGCCGTATCTACCTATGTGAAACTTGTCCTTCTGGGCTTGATTATCTGCATCAGCCTGGTGGGTAACTTAGTGGTATCCCTGTTAGTGTTACGGGACAGAGCCCTACACAAGGCACCCTACTACTTTCTTCTGGACCTCTGCCTCGCCGACACCATACGCTCGGCAGTCTGCTTTCCCTTTGTCCTGGTGTCTATTAAGAACGGCTCAGCCTGGACTTACAGCGTGCTCAGCTGCAAGGTGGTGGCCTTCATGGCCGTCCTTTTTTGCTTCCATGCTGCCTTCATGCTGTTCTGCATTAGCGTCACACGCTACATGGCCATCGCCCACCACCGCTTTTACTCCAAGCGAATGACCTTCTGGACCTGCATTGCGGTGGTGTGCATGGTCTGGACGCTGTCAGTCGCCATGGCCTTCCCACCTGTCTTTGACGTTGGCACCTACAAGTTCATCCGCGAGGAGGACCAGTGCATCTTTGAGCATCGCTACTTCAAGGCCAATGACACGCTAGGCTTCATGCTGATGCTGGCTGTGCTAATCCTGGCTACTCACGTGGTCTACATGAAGCTCCTGCTGTTCGAATATAAGCACCGAAAGATGAAGCCAGTCCAGATGGTTCCAGCCATCAGCCAAAACTGGACCTTTCACGGACCTGGAGCCACAGGCCAGGCAGCCGCAAACTGGATAGCAGGGTTCGGCCGTGGCCCAATGCCCCCCACTTTATTGGGCATCAGGCAGAACTTGCACAACCAGAACAGACGCCTGCTAGGCATGGAGGAGTTTAAGGCCGAGAAGCAGCTTGGTAGGATGTTCTATGTCATCACCTTGTTTTTTCTGGTGCTCTGGTCCCCGTACATTGTGGCCTGTTACTGGCGGGTCTTTGTGAAGGCGTGCACCATCCCGCACCGGTATCTTTCCACCACCGTGTGGATGAGTTTTGCCCAAGCTGGCGTGAACCCCATCATCTGCTTTTTCCTCAACAAGGACCTGAAGAAGGGCCTGCTGACCCACCTGCCTCCCTGCTGTAGAACTCCACCTCAACTGCCCCGTGAGCCTTACTGTGTCATGTGA
- the LOC113107647 gene encoding histone-lysine N-methyltransferase SUV39H1-A: protein MAQDLKDCRVSCKLSWEDLQSLCRRKRLVCKQLSVTKNNFNDFEVEYLCNYKKHKGREFFLVKWKGYTESENTWEPLKNLKCSKLLHQFRKDMKTALLQANEPLDSESLSAPIVSFLLQRAKQRKKLQNWEYLMNQTCKQKGHIFVCNEVDLDGPPKNFTYINENKLGKGVNVNPVIVGCECDDCFSQPVDGCCPGLLKHRRAYNGSRQVKVMPGLPIYECNLKCRCGPDCVNRVVQKGIQYDLCIFKTANNRGWGVRTLQRIYKNSFVMEYLGEIISTEEAERRGVVYDKLGVTYLFDLDYVDDVYTIDAAHYGNISHFVNHSCDPNLQVYNVFIDNLDERLPRIAFFAKRGIKSGEELTFDYKMTVEPINEESSKMDTEFSWAGIKGSPIKRIHVECKCGVKNCRKYLF, encoded by the exons ATGGCGCAAGATTTGAAAG ATTGCAGGGTGTCTTGCAAACTTTCATGGGAGGACCTCCAGTCTTTGTGCCGCAGAAAAAGACTTGTTTGCAAACAGCTGAGTGTGACAAAGAACAACTTTAATGACTTTGAAGTGGAGTATCTGTGTAACTACAAAAAACACAAG GGTCGAGAGTTCTTCCTGGTCAAGTGGAAAGGCTACACGGAGTCAGAAAACACATGGGAGCCTCTTAAAAATCTTAAATGCTCAAAACTCTTACACCAATTCCGAAAAGACATGAAGACGGCTCTGCTTCAAGCCAACGAACCGCTTGATTCAGAGTCTTTAAGTGCCCCTATTGTCTCCTTCCTTCTCCAAAGGGCCAAGCAACGTAAGAAGCTTCAGAACTGGGAATACCTCATGAACCAGACCTGCAAGCAGAAAGGCCACATATTCGTCTGCAATGAGGTCGACCTGGACGGGCCTCCTAAGAACTTCACCTACATTAATGAGAATAAGTTAGGGAAAGGAGTGAATGTGAATCCAGTGATAGTGGGCTGTGAGTGTGATGATTGCTTCTCTCAGCCGGTTGATGGCTGCTGTCCAGGGCTGCTGAAGCATCGGAGGGCATATAATGGCAGCAGACAGGTCAAAGTGATGCCCGGTTTGCCGATCTACGAGTGTAACTTAAAGTGCAGATGTGGGCCAGACTGTGTGAACAGGGTTGTGCAAAAAGGTATTCAGTATGATCTATGCATCTTCAAAACGGCCAATAACAGAGGTTGGGGAGTGCGGACGCTGCAGAGGATTTACAAAAACAGCTTTGTTATGGagtatcttggagag ATCATCTCGACAGAGGAAGCAGAGAGGAGAGGAGTGGTGTACGATAAGCTGGGCGTCACCTACCTGTTTGATCTGGACTATGTGGATGACGTCTACACCATCGACGCGGCTCATTATGGAAACATTTCTCACTTCGTCAACCACAGC TGCGATCCAAACCTGCAGgtgtataatgtttttattgacAACTTGGATGAGCGCCTTCCCAGAATTGCATTCTTTGCCAAACGAGGGATCAAATCAGGAGAAGAGCTCACCTTTGACTACAAGATGACTG TTGAGCCAATAAATGAAGAGAGTTCCAAAATGGACACAGAATTCAGTTGGGCTGGAATTAAAGGATCACCCATCAAACGAATCCATGTGGAGTGCAAGTGTGGAGTAAAGAACTGCCGCAAATATCTGTTTTAA
- the LOC113106781 gene encoding organic solute transporter subunit alpha-like produces MGKANNCTFMGGGIPLSSEFFKVIKNDLWLFLLPAVFAVLILALFMEEIGFFLRHVPSQRRRCLSLWILGIYPVFGMTSIIALYVPRSSFLCNFIASLYHSITLLKFMGLIKDFFGGKTRMLEMLAGEQVSPNPFPCCCCCCLPLFNINETSVGWMMAAVLQLSVVRTVLFFLTLVLWTDEQYDYGVVNSGNLNMYVNAIIAISTFLSFYGYLLFYKATKKALPGYGLRAKFICIIVILVLCGLQSGILETMGALNVIPCTPPFSDLFRSQLIYHYCVLVEMFCISLFAHHTFRKVEPCHDEAEEIEVDVLRVLNEKAIQTEDELPIAVQLSSQEDDPCYSNLGYNSDSEDSLCKIEHAPLDRFPFPLQHKMQTVANTEKVCTTPSEDAMSVDRPTITVSAEINHVNNGDVTVV; encoded by the exons ATCTGAGTTCTTTAAAG TGATCAAGAATGATCTCTGGCTGTTCCTCCTTCCTGCTGTGTTTGCTGTGCTTATTCTTGCTCTCTTCATGGAGGAGATTGGCTTTTTTCTGCGTCATGTCCCCTCTCAGCGGCGTAGATGTCTCAGCCTGTGGATCCTGGGAATATATCCA GTCTTCGGGATGACGTCTATCATTGCACTATATGTTCCACGCTCCTCATTTCTGTGCAATTTCATTGCATCTCT TTATCACTCCATTACACTCTTGAAGTTCATGGGTCTTATCAAAGACTTCTTCGGTGGAAAGACTCGGATGCTGGAAATGTTAGCAGGGGAGCAGGTGTCTCCAAACCCCTTCccttgctgttgctgctgctgtcttccTCTCTTCAACATCAACGA GACCAGCGTGGGCTGGATGATGGCTGCTGTTCTTCAGCTCTCTGTGGTCAGAACAGTCCTGTTCTTCCTCACTCTTGTCCTCTGGACTGATGAGCAATATGATTATGGGGTT GTGAATTCAGGTAATCTCAACATGTATGTCAATGCCATCATTGCCATATCCACGTTTCTGTCTTTCTATGGCTACTTGCTGTTTTATAAAGCCACAAAAAAAGCATTGCCTGGATATGGTCTTCGAGCCAAGTTTATTTGCATCATTGTCATCCTGGTCCTTTGTGGACTACAGAGTGGAATTTTGGAGACCATGGGTGCCCTGAATGTCATCCCCTGCACTCCTCCCTTCTCTGATCTGTTTCGATCTCAAT TAATTTACCACTATTGTGTACTTGTGGAGATGTTCTGCATCAGCCTCTTTGCACATCACACATTCCGGAAAGTTGAACCCTGTCATGACGAGGCTGAAGAAATAGAAGTTGATGTCCTAAGAGTTCTCAATGAAAAGGCAATTCAGACAGAAGATGAGCTGCCAATCGCTGTGCAGCTCTCCTCTCAAGAAGACGATCCATGCTATTCTAACCTCGGATACAATAGTGACAGTGAAGACAGCCTCTGTAAAATTGAACACGCACCACTGGACCGCTTCCCCTTCCCCTTACAGCACAAAATGCAAACTGTGGCGAACACTGAGAAAGTGTGTACTACACCATCTGAAGACGCCATGAGTGTGGACCGGCCGACAATTACTGTCAGTGCTGAAATTAACCATGTTAACAATGGTGATGTTACTGTTGTATAg